Proteins co-encoded in one Bacillus sp. FSL H8-0547 genomic window:
- a CDS encoding rhodanese-like domain-containing protein, giving the protein MEIVQYVLIGLLLLFLIKRLMPAKGIHTISTAQLKEQLDDRSKQFIDVRTPAEYKGRHLKGFKNMPLHQLDQKAQLLSKDREVVVICQSGMRSQSACKTLKKLGFKDVTNVKGGMNAWN; this is encoded by the coding sequence TTGGAGATTGTGCAATACGTTCTTATTGGCTTACTTTTATTGTTTCTTATTAAAAGGCTCATGCCTGCAAAAGGGATTCATACAATTTCAACCGCTCAGCTTAAAGAGCAGCTGGATGACCGCAGCAAACAGTTTATTGATGTCAGGACTCCTGCAGAGTATAAGGGGAGACACCTTAAGGGGTTTAAAAATATGCCGCTGCACCAATTGGATCAAAAGGCACAGCTTCTTTCAAAGGATCGTGAGGTTGTCGTGATCTGCCAGAGCGGAATGCGAAGCCAGAGTGCCTGCAAAACATTAAAGAAGCTTGGTTTTAAAGATGTGACAAACGTTAAGGGCGGAATGAACGCCTGGAATTAA
- a CDS encoding sulfurtransferase TusA family protein, producing the protein MEIAKVLDAKGLACPMPIVRTKKAMADLESGQVLEVHATDKGAKADLTAWAKSGGHELVKHEEENSVFKFWIKKG; encoded by the coding sequence ATGGAAATAGCAAAAGTATTAGACGCAAAAGGTTTAGCATGTCCAATGCCAATCGTCAGAACAAAAAAAGCGATGGCTGATCTTGAATCAGGACAGGTGCTTGAAGTACATGCAACAGACAAAGGTGCAAAGGCGGACCTTACAGCCTGGGCAAAATCGGGCGGCCATGAGCTTGTGAAACACGAAGAAGAAAACAGTGTCTTCAAGTTCTGGATTAAAAAAGGATAA
- a CDS encoding cation diffusion facilitator family transporter: protein MGHSHSRGHDGHHHHHTNNKKALLFAFALIALFMIAEVIGGLLTNSLALLSDAGHMLSDAAALGLSYLALVFGAKGASSSKTFGYKRFEILAAFINGLTLILISIFIFVEAYQRFVDPPEVVSSGMLIISSIGLLVNIAAAFILMKGDKDDNLNIRSAFLHVIGDMLGSVGAIIAALLIMFFGWGAADPIASIVVAILIIISGFRVTKDSFHILMEGVPGNLNLDEIKNALLNMDRVLGVHDLHVWSITSDFPALSCHLEVEEGMEHQAVLREANKLLHDQFGLHHTTIQVDWKGSGCCGDEHCN, encoded by the coding sequence ATGGGACATTCGCACAGCCGTGGTCATGATGGGCATCACCACCACCATACGAACAATAAGAAAGCATTGCTTTTTGCGTTTGCGCTTATTGCTCTCTTTATGATCGCGGAAGTAATAGGGGGGCTTTTGACAAACAGCCTGGCTCTGCTGTCTGATGCAGGTCATATGCTGAGTGATGCGGCTGCACTGGGCTTAAGTTATCTGGCGCTGGTATTCGGGGCAAAAGGGGCATCCTCTTCTAAGACATTCGGGTACAAACGGTTTGAAATACTTGCAGCGTTTATTAACGGTCTGACGCTGATTCTCATTTCCATTTTTATTTTCGTAGAAGCCTATCAGCGGTTTGTGGATCCTCCGGAAGTTGTCAGCTCGGGGATGCTGATTATTTCAAGCATCGGCCTTTTGGTTAATATTGCAGCTGCCTTTATTCTGATGAAGGGTGATAAGGACGACAATTTGAATATCAGAAGTGCATTCCTCCATGTAATCGGGGATATGCTTGGTTCTGTCGGTGCTATCATTGCCGCCTTGCTGATCATGTTTTTCGGCTGGGGAGCAGCAGACCCGATTGCAAGTATCGTTGTGGCCATTTTAATCATCATCAGCGGATTTCGGGTCACAAAAGATTCTTTTCATATTTTGATGGAGGGTGTTCCGGGCAACTTGAATCTGGATGAAATTAAAAACGCTCTGCTGAACATGGACCGTGTGCTCGGGGTGCACGATCTGCATGTCTGGTCCATTACATCCGATTTTCCTGCACTGAGCTGTCATCTTGAAGTAGAGGAAGGGATGGAACATCAGGCCGTCCTGAGGGAAGCGAACAAACTGCTTCATGACCAATTTGGCCTTCACCATACAACCATTCAGGTGGACTGGAAAGGATCGGGCTGCTGCGGAGATGAGCACTGTAATTAA
- a CDS encoding sulfite exporter TauE/SafE family protein: MDFAFIITIFLIGFIGSYISGMLGIGGSIIKYPMLLYIPPLFGLVAFSAHEVSGISAVQVFFATIGGVWAYRKGGYLNKQLILYMGASILIGSFIGGFGSKAMSEEGINVIYGVLALIAAVMMFIPKKGIDDIPLDQVTFNKWLAAVLALIVGIGSGIVGAAGAFLLVPIMLVVLKIPTRMTIASSLAITFISSIGATVGKITTGQVDYYPALIMVAASLIASPLGAIAGKKVNTKVLQIILAVLILATAVKIWLDIL, from the coding sequence ATGGATTTTGCATTTATTATCACTATTTTCTTAATCGGTTTTATCGGTTCATACATTTCCGGGATGCTTGGAATCGGCGGTTCAATCATAAAATATCCGATGCTGCTTTACATTCCGCCTTTATTTGGGCTTGTAGCCTTCAGCGCCCATGAAGTATCGGGAATCAGTGCCGTGCAGGTTTTCTTTGCAACAATCGGCGGTGTGTGGGCCTACAGAAAAGGCGGATATTTGAATAAGCAGCTCATTCTGTATATGGGTGCAAGTATCTTAATCGGTAGCTTTATCGGAGGCTTCGGTTCTAAAGCGATGTCTGAGGAAGGCATTAATGTAATCTACGGAGTACTCGCTTTAATTGCAGCTGTCATGATGTTCATTCCTAAAAAGGGCATCGATGATATTCCTCTTGATCAAGTAACGTTTAACAAATGGCTTGCAGCTGTTCTAGCACTGATTGTAGGTATTGGATCAGGAATTGTCGGTGCAGCCGGGGCATTCTTGCTTGTACCGATTATGCTCGTGGTTCTTAAAATTCCTACAAGAATGACGATTGCTTCGTCGCTTGCAATTACATTCATTTCATCCATTGGAGCAACTGTCGGGAAAATAACCACAGGCCAGGTTGACTACTATCCTGCGCTGATTATGGTCGCTGCAAGTTTAATTGCTTCTCCGCTTGGGGCGATAGCAGGGAAAAAAGTGAATACGAAAGTGCTTCAGATCATTCTCGCTGTCTTGATTTTGGCTACAGCAGTGAAGATCTGGCTCGATATTCTTTAA
- a CDS encoding metalloregulator ArsR/SmtB family transcription factor, which translates to MNLQDVCEITCVHSEKVERAKRKAAQLDTGRAVRIYKALADETRLKIACALLEEGELCVCDAAAITGTTTATASHHLRLLKNSGLAKFRKEGKLVYYSLDDELVKQQIRIAFVHQEEMSIHGS; encoded by the coding sequence ATGAATCTGCAGGATGTTTGTGAAATCACTTGTGTTCACTCAGAGAAAGTGGAGCGGGCAAAAAGAAAGGCTGCACAGCTGGATACAGGCAGGGCTGTGAGAATCTATAAAGCACTTGCTGACGAAACGAGACTTAAAATTGCTTGTGCTCTTTTAGAAGAGGGCGAGCTTTGTGTCTGTGATGCAGCGGCCATCACCGGCACAACAACAGCAACCGCATCGCACCATTTGCGGCTTTTGAAGAATTCCGGTCTTGCAAAGTTCCGGAAAGAAGGAAAACTTGTCTATTATTCATTGGATGATGAGCTTGTAAAGCAGCAGATTCGGATTGCTTTTGTTCATCAAGAGGAGATGAGCATCCATGGAAGCTGA
- a CDS encoding sulfurtransferase TusA family protein, giving the protein MNTLKTDLTLDAKGLACPMPIVKTKKAMKDLEPGQVLEVLATDKGSKADLKAWAGSAGHQYLGTIEEGTVLKHYVRKSSAEETKEKTYPHVSRNEELETKLEDSNIVILDVREAAEYAFEHIPNAISIPLGELEDRMNELKKEDEIYVVCRTGSRSDLAAQKLAGNGFANVKNVVPGMTAWSGKTESI; this is encoded by the coding sequence ATGAATACGCTGAAAACAGATTTGACACTTGATGCAAAAGGACTTGCATGCCCAATGCCAATCGTAAAGACAAAAAAAGCGATGAAAGATCTTGAACCCGGGCAAGTACTTGAGGTGCTTGCTACAGACAAAGGATCCAAGGCTGACCTGAAAGCCTGGGCAGGAAGCGCCGGACACCAGTATTTAGGAACGATTGAAGAAGGAACTGTGCTGAAGCACTACGTAAGAAAATCATCAGCAGAGGAAACAAAAGAGAAAACGTATCCTCATGTAAGCAGAAATGAAGAGCTTGAAACAAAGCTTGAAGACAGCAACATTGTGATTCTTGATGTACGGGAAGCCGCAGAATATGCGTTTGAGCACATTCCGAATGCAATCTCTATTCCGCTTGGCGAGCTTGAAGACCGGATGAACGAGCTGAAAAAAGAAGACGAGATTTACGTTGTATGCCGCACTGGAAGCAGAAGTGATCTTGCCGCTCAAAAACTTGCAGGCAATGGATTTGCCAATGTGAAAAACGTTGTTCCCGGCATGACTGCATGGTCTGGGAAAACAGAAAGCATCTAA
- a CDS encoding heavy metal translocating P-type ATPase: MEAEQSAERNVYRVQGFTCAGCAGKFERNVKELDGVTDAKVNFGAAKLTVIGKASIKEIEKAGAFEHLKILPEKGAVETPAEPFIKKHAALLASIGFIAFGYYSLFAYGEESMPSILAFLAAMIIGGYSLFLTGFKNLMRLEFDMRTLMTIAVIGAAIIGEWSEGAVVVILFAISEALESYSMDRARRSIRSLMEIAPKTALIRRNGQESQVGVDDIEVGDLMIVKPGQKIAMDGRVIKGFSSVNQAPITGESMPAEKSPGTDVFAGTLNEEGFLEVEVTKLAEDTAISKIIHLVEEAQAERAPSQAFVDKFAKYYTPAIMAVALLVAVLPPLLLGGAWETWIYQGLAVLVVGCPCALVISTPVSIVTAIGNAARNGVLIKGGIYLEELGSIKAVAFDKTGTLTKGTPAVTDFEVLAGGRSEDEFFTKVAALENKSQHPLASAVLKKARDLNLSFESPVVENFISVTGKGLKGKVDGEWVYVGNQSLFEESAKLDFEWTERMQSLQREGKTVMLAGTDKGPLALLAAADEVRDSSIRVIDQLKELGISKTVMLTGDHAATAEAVGRQLGVSDIKADLLPEDKLTAVKDVQQTYGKTAMVGDGVNDAPALAAASVGIAMGGAGTDTALETADVALMGDDLKKLPFAIDLSRRTLVIIKQNIAFALGLKLLALLLVIPGWLTLWIAIFADMGATLLVTANGLRLLRVKEKRDS, translated from the coding sequence ATGGAAGCTGAACAATCAGCCGAGAGGAATGTGTACCGGGTACAAGGTTTTACATGTGCAGGCTGCGCCGGGAAGTTTGAGCGGAACGTAAAGGAACTTGACGGAGTGACGGATGCGAAAGTGAACTTCGGTGCCGCCAAGCTGACCGTGATAGGGAAAGCCAGTATCAAAGAAATTGAGAAAGCCGGTGCGTTTGAGCACCTGAAAATACTCCCTGAAAAAGGGGCTGTGGAAACGCCGGCAGAGCCTTTTATTAAAAAGCATGCGGCATTGCTCGCATCAATAGGTTTCATTGCTTTCGGTTACTATTCTCTTTTTGCATATGGAGAAGAAAGTATGCCGTCTATTCTGGCTTTTCTGGCTGCAATGATCATTGGGGGATATTCGCTTTTCCTCACGGGATTTAAAAATCTGATGCGCCTCGAATTCGATATGAGAACGCTTATGACAATCGCTGTCATTGGCGCTGCAATCATTGGAGAGTGGAGTGAAGGGGCAGTTGTTGTGATCCTCTTTGCCATCAGCGAAGCGCTTGAATCCTATTCGATGGACAGGGCGCGCCGGTCGATTCGTTCTTTAATGGAAATTGCCCCGAAAACCGCCCTGATCAGGAGAAATGGCCAGGAATCGCAGGTTGGGGTGGATGACATTGAGGTCGGAGATTTAATGATTGTCAAACCGGGACAAAAAATCGCTATGGACGGAAGGGTTATAAAAGGATTTTCTTCTGTTAACCAGGCTCCGATTACCGGTGAATCAATGCCTGCCGAAAAAAGCCCCGGTACAGATGTGTTTGCCGGAACGCTGAACGAAGAAGGATTTCTTGAAGTTGAGGTCACAAAGCTTGCAGAAGATACGGCTATTTCAAAAATCATCCATCTTGTGGAAGAGGCTCAGGCTGAGCGCGCCCCTTCACAGGCATTTGTTGATAAGTTTGCGAAATATTACACGCCTGCCATTATGGCTGTCGCGTTGTTGGTTGCTGTTCTTCCGCCATTGCTTCTTGGCGGTGCATGGGAGACGTGGATTTATCAGGGGCTTGCTGTTTTAGTCGTGGGATGCCCGTGTGCACTCGTCATTTCTACACCTGTATCTATTGTAACGGCAATCGGCAATGCGGCTCGGAACGGAGTGCTTATTAAAGGCGGTATTTACCTTGAAGAGCTTGGCAGCATTAAGGCTGTTGCTTTTGATAAAACAGGAACCTTAACTAAAGGAACACCGGCTGTTACGGATTTTGAAGTTCTTGCAGGAGGCCGTTCTGAAGATGAATTTTTCACAAAGGTTGCCGCTCTTGAAAACAAATCACAGCATCCGCTTGCATCAGCTGTCTTAAAGAAGGCCAGAGATTTGAATCTTTCGTTTGAATCTCCAGTGGTCGAAAACTTTATATCTGTCACAGGAAAAGGACTGAAAGGAAAAGTTGACGGCGAGTGGGTTTATGTGGGTAATCAGTCTTTATTTGAGGAATCCGCTAAGCTGGATTTTGAATGGACCGAAAGAATGCAGTCCCTGCAGAGAGAAGGAAAAACCGTTATGCTTGCGGGTACAGATAAAGGGCCGCTTGCTCTTTTAGCTGCAGCAGATGAGGTGCGGGACAGCAGCATCAGGGTGATCGATCAGCTGAAGGAGCTTGGGATCAGCAAGACCGTAATGCTGACGGGAGACCATGCAGCAACTGCTGAAGCGGTGGGCAGACAGCTCGGCGTTTCGGATATAAAAGCGGACCTTCTTCCGGAAGATAAATTAACAGCCGTTAAAGATGTGCAGCAGACCTATGGCAAGACCGCTATGGTGGGTGACGGAGTAAACGATGCTCCTGCTCTTGCAGCAGCTTCAGTAGGAATAGCCATGGGCGGAGCCGGAACCGATACGGCGCTTGAAACAGCGGACGTAGCGCTGATGGGAGATGACTTGAAGAAGCTGCCGTTTGCCATTGACTTAAGCCGCAGAACCCTTGTCATCATCAAGCAGAACATCGCGTTTGCACTCGGCCTTAAGCTCCTCGCGCTGCTTCTTGTCATTCCCGGCTGGCTGACCCTCTGGATCGCCATTTTCGCAGACATGGGAGCAACCCTGCTTGTGACAGCCAACGGATTGCGTCTATTAAGAGTAAAAGAAAAAAGAGACAGCTAG
- a CDS encoding SGNH/GDSL hydrolase family protein: protein MKPTAAKFIGILSVLATALWIFGLGWTIQHYFFSGPAAMQSPGQSEKEEVSASSDGEYQIVALGDSLTRGTGDQSGKGYIGYMMDELGKKTEKEINLTNLAVKGQVSNDVIGQLQKPEIKRQLRSADTIVMTIGGNDLFQGGQALENLNASANEAAREAYVKNLDAIFSEIREINKDAVLYYVGLYNPFNDLEDAKTTSAVVRQWNFESAETAAKYPNVIMVPTFDLFEQNVNDYLYSDKFHPNSEGYKLIGERLSSLIVFSGEEKQDEQ, encoded by the coding sequence TTGAAACCAACTGCAGCAAAGTTTATCGGCATTTTGTCCGTGCTGGCAACCGCTTTATGGATATTTGGACTTGGATGGACCATTCAGCATTATTTTTTCAGCGGGCCGGCTGCAATGCAATCTCCCGGTCAGAGTGAAAAGGAAGAAGTAAGCGCTTCGAGCGACGGTGAGTATCAGATTGTCGCGCTTGGAGATTCTTTAACGCGGGGAACCGGGGATCAGTCCGGTAAAGGATACATCGGCTACATGATGGATGAGCTGGGAAAAAAGACAGAAAAAGAGATTAACCTGACTAATCTGGCTGTAAAAGGGCAAGTCTCAAACGACGTCATAGGTCAGCTCCAAAAGCCTGAAATTAAGAGGCAGCTCCGCTCAGCAGATACTATTGTCATGACGATTGGCGGAAATGATTTGTTCCAGGGCGGACAGGCTTTGGAAAATCTGAATGCTTCTGCAAATGAAGCTGCAAGAGAAGCCTATGTTAAGAACCTGGATGCCATTTTCAGCGAAATTCGCGAAATAAATAAGGATGCCGTGCTTTATTATGTCGGCCTCTATAACCCGTTTAATGACCTTGAAGATGCAAAAACAACGTCCGCTGTTGTCAGACAGTGGAATTTTGAATCCGCAGAGACGGCAGCGAAATACCCAAATGTCATCATGGTTCCGACGTTTGATTTATTTGAGCAGAACGTGAATGACTATCTTTACAGCGATAAATTTCATCCTAACTCAGAAGGCTATAAGCTGATCGGAGAGAGGCTTTCATCATTGATTGTGTTCAGCGGGGAGGAGAAGCAGGATGAGCAGTAA
- a CDS encoding haloacid dehalogenase type II: MNKEIKAFVFDVYGTLFDVHSVKKKADELYDGRGEEISRIWRQKQLEYSFLRQIMGNYETFLTVTRNALAYTLRSLHLENSPQNEELLIDEYKKLECYPETEQVLQKLSGKKLAVFSNGSHDMLDPLIEQSGLAPLFDTIISVDHAKQFKPSPASYTLVLKELGVERENVLFMSSNGWDISGARNFGFQTAWINRGGMPAEELGLKPHSMYEDLNGILEWR; the protein is encoded by the coding sequence ATGAATAAAGAAATAAAGGCTTTCGTATTTGATGTATACGGCACACTTTTTGATGTGCATTCCGTAAAGAAAAAAGCTGATGAACTTTATGATGGAAGAGGAGAAGAGATCAGCAGGATATGGCGGCAAAAGCAGCTGGAATATTCTTTTCTTCGCCAGATCATGGGCAACTATGAAACGTTTTTAACCGTCACAAGAAACGCGCTGGCATACACCCTTCGTTCACTGCATCTGGAGAATTCACCGCAAAATGAAGAGCTTCTTATAGATGAATATAAAAAGCTGGAATGCTACCCTGAAACGGAGCAGGTTCTGCAAAAGCTCTCAGGTAAAAAACTGGCTGTCTTTTCAAATGGATCCCATGATATGCTGGATCCCCTCATTGAACAGTCAGGACTTGCCCCTCTTTTTGACACTATTATCAGTGTGGATCATGCGAAGCAATTCAAACCTTCCCCCGCTTCCTACACCCTTGTCTTAAAAGAACTGGGGGTGGAGCGGGAAAACGTGCTTTTCATGTCATCAAATGGATGGGATATTTCCGGTGCCCGCAATTTTGGATTCCAGACAGCGTGGATTAACCGGGGAGGCATGCCCGCTGAAGAGCTTGGGCTAAAGCCGCACAGTATGTACGAAGATTTAAACGGGATTTTGGAGTGGAGATAA
- a CDS encoding metalloregulator ArsR/SmtB family transcription factor gives MSNEKHGSYQDLDEETLFIASQTFKALSDPTRLRILNLLTQGEHSVNEIAETLSLLQSTVSHQLRFLKNLRLVKFRREGTTLFYSHDDEHVIGLLKQMIEHAQH, from the coding sequence ATGTCTAATGAAAAACACGGGTCCTATCAGGACTTGGATGAAGAAACGCTGTTTATCGCATCGCAGACATTCAAAGCATTGTCAGATCCTACGAGACTCCGCATCTTAAATCTCCTGACACAGGGAGAACACTCGGTCAATGAAATAGCCGAAACCTTATCTCTCCTGCAGTCAACCGTTTCCCACCAGCTCAGATTTTTGAAAAACTTGCGCCTGGTCAAATTCCGGAGAGAAGGCACCACCTTATTTTATTCACACGATGACGAACATGTTATCGGGCTTCTTAAACAGATGATCGAGCATGCGCAGCATTAA
- a CDS encoding ABC transporter ATP-binding protein → MSSKQTTLAVTDLKKKIGRKEIIKGISFQLQKGEVFGFLGPNGAGKTTTIRMLVGLIKATSGKITICGHDLKTDFSKAISHIGCIVENPELYPYLTGRENLQYFWRMVPGLPKERIQEVVDLVGLQNRIDDRVSTYSLGMRQRLGIAQALLGKPDVLILDEPTNGLDPVGIREMREFIRFLAEKEGLSVLVSSHLLSEIQLMCDRVAIISKGSVLKVDTVEHLLSEKERVIWKLDPPEKGKEVLAAVTAILSDFDQQVVTYHEEEHIPDWNGKLVSAGVKVKEIQVKLPTLEDLFIELTEGETID, encoded by the coding sequence ATGAGCAGTAAGCAGACAACGCTCGCAGTGACTGATCTTAAAAAGAAAATCGGGCGAAAAGAGATCATTAAAGGCATATCGTTTCAGCTCCAAAAAGGAGAAGTATTCGGCTTTCTCGGACCAAACGGAGCAGGAAAGACAACGACAATCCGGATGCTTGTCGGACTCATCAAAGCAACGTCAGGCAAGATAACAATCTGCGGCCATGATTTAAAGACGGATTTTTCAAAAGCCATCAGTCACATCGGGTGCATTGTGGAAAACCCTGAACTTTACCCTTACCTGACAGGCCGGGAAAACCTTCAGTATTTCTGGCGCATGGTTCCCGGGCTTCCAAAGGAACGGATACAGGAAGTGGTGGACCTTGTCGGACTGCAGAACAGAATTGACGACCGCGTAAGCACATATTCCCTTGGAATGCGCCAGCGGCTCGGCATTGCCCAGGCTCTTCTTGGCAAACCGGATGTGCTCATCCTTGATGAGCCGACAAACGGCCTCGATCCTGTGGGCATCAGGGAAATGCGGGAATTCATCCGGTTCCTGGCGGAAAAAGAAGGACTGAGTGTACTTGTATCCTCTCATTTGCTCAGCGAAATTCAGCTGATGTGCGACAGAGTGGCGATTATATCAAAAGGCTCTGTTTTAAAAGTGGATACAGTAGAACACCTTTTATCAGAGAAAGAAAGAGTCATCTGGAAGCTTGATCCTCCTGAAAAAGGGAAAGAAGTGCTGGCAGCGGTAACAGCCATCCTGTCAGACTTCGATCAGCAGGTCGTCACATATCATGAAGAAGAACATATCCCGGACTGGAACGGGAAGCTCGTTTCAGCCGGCGTTAAAGTAAAAGAAATACAGGTGAAACTCCCGACTCTTGAAGACCTGTTCATTGAACTGACTGAAGGTGAAACCATTGATTAA
- a CDS encoding PH domain-containing protein, with the protein MFKKIASEALGLSDIGTIISPQDFDKTDADDYVMHEDNEKIYFLIKTKADEYCFTNLAFIHVDGANAVSSKRTLKRFPYAQHKFSDVMLETAGKIDMDVEIKFTLGSQRFDIDVRKDQIEQLKDLYKSLLRIAETTHENAIYIDMASQSLDKAVTVLQNSRTDDAKLADTYRDLTDFGFTWMTSVREQYHIKDFGSVFEKYINN; encoded by the coding sequence ATGTTTAAAAAGATCGCTTCAGAAGCACTTGGCCTGTCAGATATCGGCACGATTATCAGCCCTCAAGACTTTGATAAAACAGATGCAGACGATTATGTGATGCATGAAGACAACGAGAAAATCTACTTCTTAATTAAGACAAAAGCAGACGAGTACTGCTTTACGAATCTTGCCTTTATCCATGTAGATGGTGCAAATGCAGTCTCTTCAAAGCGAACATTGAAACGCTTTCCATACGCACAGCATAAGTTTTCAGATGTGATGCTTGAAACAGCAGGCAAAATTGATATGGACGTTGAAATCAAGTTCACACTGGGCAGTCAGCGCTTTGACATTGACGTGCGCAAAGATCAAATTGAACAGCTGAAGGACCTGTACAAATCCCTTCTTCGCATCGCTGAAACTACACATGAGAATGCCATCTACATCGATATGGCGTCTCAAAGCCTTGATAAAGCAGTAACCGTTCTGCAAAATTCAAGAACGGATGATGCAAAGCTTGCGGATACATACAGAGATCTGACGGACTTTGGGTTCACTTGGATGACTTCTGTACGCGAGCAGTATCATATTAAAGATTTTGGCAGTGTGTTTGAAAAGTATATTAATAATTGA
- a CDS encoding rhodanese-like domain-containing protein: MKQMTAKEVEASLKDLTVIDVREPDETAAGKIPGAMTIPLGLLEFRMHELEKTKEYTMVCRSGGRSGRAAQFLKSQGFKVINMTGGMLEWEGKTE; this comes from the coding sequence ATGAAGCAAATGACAGCAAAAGAAGTGGAAGCGTCGCTTAAAGACTTAACGGTGATTGATGTCAGGGAACCGGATGAAACAGCAGCCGGCAAAATTCCCGGTGCAATGACCATTCCTTTGGGGCTTCTTGAGTTCCGCATGCATGAGCTTGAGAAGACGAAGGAATACACAATGGTCTGCCGTTCAGGCGGAAGAAGCGGCCGCGCAGCCCAGTTTCTTAAAAGCCAGGGATTCAAGGTTATTAACATGACTGGCGGAATGCTTGAGTGGGAAGGAAAAACGGAGTAA
- a CDS encoding ABC transporter permease, which yields MINLVYNEMIKIIRKKRLFIIAGILAVLVGLFTYAQMKEAQQLQEELGTTDWRTQLQQEIINAQNRLSSSGISAEWKKYMQIRMEQQQYYLDNDINPSAPGAPTFMRMFAENSIDLLLPLMVMVIAADLVSSEANRGTIKLLLTRPVKRWKILLSKYITLLLSVSFIVLSLGVLSYLISGVVFGYGGWTMPILTGFTVSGEDLNTENVQLIDQWQYILMELGLVWFVAVVVGTLTFTLSVLMKSTASVMGVMLAALIAGAILANMVSSWESAKYLFMVNLRLTDYVAGMSPPISGMSLGFSMTVLGVWAVCGLIVSFFVFSRRDIY from the coding sequence TTGATTAATCTTGTCTACAACGAAATGATCAAAATCATCCGCAAAAAGCGGCTGTTCATAATCGCGGGTATTCTCGCTGTCCTTGTCGGCCTTTTCACCTATGCACAAATGAAGGAAGCGCAGCAGCTTCAGGAGGAGCTTGGAACAACAGACTGGCGCACTCAGCTGCAGCAGGAAATTATCAATGCCCAAAACCGCTTAAGCTCAAGCGGCATTTCGGCTGAATGGAAAAAATACATGCAGATCCGAATGGAGCAGCAGCAGTACTACCTGGACAATGACATCAATCCAAGTGCGCCTGGAGCACCGACGTTCATGAGGATGTTTGCCGAAAATTCCATTGATCTTCTTCTGCCGCTCATGGTCATGGTCATAGCAGCCGATCTCGTCTCCTCCGAAGCGAACAGGGGGACAATCAAACTGCTGCTGACAAGGCCGGTGAAGAGGTGGAAAATCCTTCTTAGTAAATACATCACCCTGCTTTTGTCCGTATCGTTTATTGTACTCTCGCTTGGGGTACTATCCTATCTCATATCCGGTGTCGTCTTTGGATATGGGGGATGGACGATGCCGATATTGACGGGATTTACCGTGAGCGGGGAGGATCTGAATACGGAGAATGTCCAGCTGATTGATCAGTGGCAGTACATCCTGATGGAGCTCGGTCTCGTCTGGTTCGTTGCCGTTGTAGTCGGCACGCTGACCTTTACCCTGTCAGTGCTCATGAAAAGCACGGCATCCGTCATGGGCGTCATGCTTGCTGCTCTGATTGCAGGAGCCATCCTTGCCAATATGGTGTCTTCATGGGAATCAGCGAAATACCTGTTCATGGTCAACTTGAGGCTCACAGACTATGTAGCGGGCATGTCGCCTCCGATCAGCGGGATGTCGCTCGGATTTTCCATGACCGTCCTCGGCGTATGGGCCGTTTGTGGTCTCATCGTATCGTTTTTTGTCTTTTCGAGAAGAGATATTTATTAA